From a single Desulfuribacillus stibiiarsenatis genomic region:
- a CDS encoding DUF4825 domain-containing protein: protein MVKFLLLSLLVMFLLSGCNLNSNHPNVDLFQYKDSYVGDNSAVVNTVIHLQGAKHFSGLELKTKAEPYGIIIKYDWSESELNVIETVIYNATYLFALIQNVDWITFHFEMVDGMEEYKINREDLQAWYGIDLSEIDNEDRLQELIQKSLEDEKKINQLLN, encoded by the coding sequence ATGGTTAAGTTCTTGTTGCTTTCTTTATTGGTAATGTTCCTTCTAAGTGGTTGCAATTTAAATTCTAATCATCCTAATGTAGATTTATTTCAATATAAAGATTCATATGTAGGTGATAACAGTGCGGTAGTTAATACTGTGATTCATTTACAGGGTGCAAAACATTTTAGTGGATTAGAACTTAAAACAAAAGCAGAACCATATGGGATCATCATAAAGTATGATTGGTCAGAATCGGAATTAAATGTCATAGAAACAGTTATATACAATGCCACGTATCTATTTGCATTGATACAGAATGTGGACTGGATAACCTTTCATTTTGAAATGGTTGATGGTATGGAAGAGTATAAAATTAACAGAGAAGATCTACAAGCCTGGTACGGAATAGATTTGAGTGAAATTGACAACGAAGATAGACTACAAGAGCTTATACAAAAATCTTTAGAAGATGAAAAGAAGATAAATCAGCTTTTAAACTAA
- a CDS encoding aspartate/glutamate racemase family protein has product MKRIGMLGGMSWESTVEYYKIINEEVKSRLGGLHSANCLLHSVDFGVVESYMRNGQWDDVARILIAAAKTLENGGADFIITCTNTMHKLADQIQNNIGIPLLHIADATADEIKKAHIKTVGLLGTRPTMEMDFYRSKLKEQGIEVIIPDEEDRAIIHQVIFEELCLGMIREQSKQEYLRIMDIMISMGAEGIILGCTEIPLLIQQADVKVPLFNTTHIHAIIAVEKSLES; this is encoded by the coding sequence ATGAAACGAATTGGTATGCTAGGCGGAATGAGCTGGGAATCAACCGTTGAATATTATAAGATTATCAATGAAGAAGTAAAATCCCGTTTGGGTGGGCTGCACTCTGCAAATTGTTTACTGCACAGTGTTGATTTCGGTGTAGTGGAAAGCTATATGCGAAATGGGCAATGGGATGATGTAGCGAGAATCTTAATAGCTGCTGCGAAAACATTAGAAAACGGCGGCGCGGATTTTATTATTACTTGCACGAATACGATGCATAAGCTGGCAGATCAAATTCAGAATAATATCGGCATACCATTATTGCACATCGCGGATGCGACCGCAGATGAGATTAAGAAAGCGCACATTAAAACGGTCGGGCTGCTTGGAACACGGCCTACGATGGAAATGGATTTTTATCGGTCAAAACTAAAGGAACAAGGGATTGAAGTGATCATACCTGATGAAGAAGATCGAGCGATTATCCATCAAGTGATATTTGAAGAGTTATGTCTGGGGATGATTCGTGAACAATCGAAACAAGAATATCTTAGAATTATGGATATCATGATTTCGATGGGAGCGGAAGGCATTATTCTGGGATGCACTGAAATTCCATTACTTATACAGCAAGCAGACGTAAAAGTACCGTTATTCAATACGACCCATATACACGCTATCATAGCTGTTGAAAAATCATTAGAATCATAA
- a CDS encoding nucleotidyltransferase family protein has product MSKTIGVAIMAAGNSTRMGTQKLLLPIKGKPMIEHVIRTVLQIPWSQIVVICNHETTHPVQDILCSLTTTETDEVLSLHMKTNQPLSIHTVSSHEKSTSVKIATESFDPHIDGYLFIQGDQPFIDKDILLAIQNLFDSMNDKERNTIIAPVFAGERQSPVLFGAGWRKELMDLQGDLGGRALMHMAQSFVYELPWHDHKCFVDIDTEIEYHHWK; this is encoded by the coding sequence ATGAGCAAAACCATCGGCGTTGCTATCATGGCTGCTGGAAATAGTACTAGAATGGGGACACAGAAACTACTGCTACCAATCAAAGGCAAGCCGATGATTGAACATGTTATTAGAACAGTCTTACAGATTCCATGGTCGCAAATCGTGGTAATATGCAATCATGAAACTACCCACCCCGTCCAAGATATACTATGTAGTCTTACGACTACTGAAACTGATGAAGTACTATCTTTACATATGAAGACTAATCAGCCGCTATCTATACACACAGTCTCATCTCACGAAAAGAGTACTTCTGTGAAAATAGCAACTGAGAGCTTCGACCCTCATATAGACGGCTATCTATTCATTCAAGGTGACCAGCCTTTCATAGATAAAGACATACTTCTTGCTATACAGAATCTATTTGATTCGATGAACGATAAAGAACGCAACACCATTATTGCCCCTGTCTTTGCTGGAGAGCGACAGAGTCCAGTTTTATTTGGAGCCGGATGGCGTAAAGAGCTGATGGATTTGCAAGGCGACCTAGGTGGCAGAGCTTTAATGCACATGGCTCAATCTTTTGTCTATGAATTACCTTGGCACGACCATAAGTGTTTTGTAGATATTGATACAGAAATAGAGTACCACCATTGGAAATAA
- a CDS encoding MFS transporter: MDKQNSRFRWVVFATVLFTYLLMASQRTAPGLITDLLMADFNVTASTIGLLTSVQFFIYASLQIPMGVLADRYGPNFLLIIGAILTGLGTIIYSLGTHEYVLFFSRILTGTGDATIWVCIVLVLSQWFNEKEFVRLIGLSGMTGSLGFLLATVPFSAWIHLLGWRFAFFSSGILLCLCGILLYFVLIKKQKQLFENETAVAENEIQREKLLVLLRRIFSNRQAWALFFCHFGIVGGYLGFISSWAVPYGMNVYEMTRSGASQLIMIGLIGALIGAPLTSWVSSRLDTIKRPYVVVHIFILMSWSSFLLFNGNPPLPLLILLFFNIGFGFGASSLTFAVVRQSFPIVESGIVSGFANTGGFLSAVLLPSIFGNILDHFMSASGSLGDGYFYGFIIPVIFSMIGLIGVIFVKEKRKDVTIFLYSK; the protein is encoded by the coding sequence ATGGACAAACAAAATAGCAGGTTTCGATGGGTTGTATTTGCTACTGTATTGTTTACTTATTTATTAATGGCGAGCCAAAGAACCGCTCCTGGATTGATTACAGATCTATTGATGGCGGATTTTAATGTAACAGCATCAACAATTGGGCTACTGACAAGTGTACAATTTTTTATATACGCTAGTTTACAAATTCCTATGGGTGTTTTGGCAGATCGTTATGGGCCGAATTTTCTCCTGATTATAGGTGCTATACTTACAGGTTTAGGTACAATTATTTATAGTCTTGGTACGCATGAATACGTGCTGTTTTTTTCTAGAATACTTACGGGCACAGGGGATGCGACCATCTGGGTTTGTATTGTGTTAGTTTTGAGCCAATGGTTTAACGAGAAGGAATTTGTTAGGTTAATTGGGTTGTCAGGAATGACAGGAAGTCTCGGTTTTCTTTTGGCGACTGTTCCTTTCTCCGCTTGGATTCACTTACTAGGTTGGAGGTTTGCATTTTTTTCTTCTGGAATCCTATTATGTTTATGTGGCATTCTCCTTTACTTTGTACTCATAAAAAAACAAAAACAACTCTTTGAAAACGAAACAGCAGTTGCTGAAAACGAAATACAACGTGAAAAATTATTAGTTTTACTGCGGAGAATATTTTCAAATCGGCAAGCTTGGGCTCTGTTCTTTTGTCATTTTGGTATTGTCGGCGGGTATCTAGGATTTATCAGTTCGTGGGCTGTACCCTATGGGATGAATGTATATGAAATGACACGATCAGGTGCCAGTCAACTCATTATGATTGGACTTATCGGGGCACTTATCGGGGCACCTCTTACTAGTTGGGTTTCAAGTCGGTTAGACACTATTAAACGTCCTTATGTTGTTGTTCACATCTTTATTTTAATGAGTTGGTCTTCATTCCTTTTATTTAATGGGAATCCGCCATTGCCTTTGTTAATTTTGCTTTTCTTTAACATAGGCTTTGGATTTGGGGCAAGTTCGCTTACTTTTGCTGTTGTTCGTCAATCTTTTCCTATTGTAGAATCTGGCATTGTCTCAGGATTTGCAAATACGGGTGGATTTCTAAGTGCCGTGTTATTGCCTAGTATTTTCGGAAATATACTGGATCATTTCATGTCTGCATCTGGTAGTTTAGGTGATGGATACTTCTACGGCTTCATCATCCCAGTTATCTTCTCGATGATTGGATTGATTGGAGTAATTTTTGTTAAGGAAAAACGTAAGGATGTTACTATATTTTTGTATTCCAAATAA
- a CDS encoding HD domain-containing protein, translated as MYKAKVIEKMKQVFQDVPYGIDHTLKVLDNAEEIMAGEDISADQREFVSIITILHDIGAMDALRKYGSMDAHYQELEGPPIARKILEELEYEPNKIDRVCYIVGNHHTPSRIDGIDFQIQWEADLLENLTAMAITKDAIKLEKFIEKNFKTRTGKAIAYERFMQ; from the coding sequence ATGTATAAGGCTAAAGTAATTGAAAAGATGAAACAAGTATTTCAAGATGTACCATATGGAATTGATCATACACTAAAGGTTCTAGATAATGCTGAAGAAATAATGGCAGGGGAAGATATCTCAGCAGATCAACGAGAGTTTGTATCAATCATAACTATACTACACGATATTGGAGCAATGGACGCACTGCGAAAATATGGGTCAATGGATGCTCATTATCAGGAATTAGAGGGGCCACCAATAGCAAGAAAGATACTTGAGGAACTTGAATATGAGCCGAACAAAATAGATAGAGTATGTTATATCGTAGGGAATCATCACACCCCATCAAGAATCGATGGGATTGACTTTCAGATACAATGGGAAGCGGATTTGCTAGAAAACCTTACGGCCATGGCAATAACAAAAGATGCAATTAAATTAGAGAAATTCATTGAAAAGAATTTTAAAACAAGAACTGGCAAAGCGATTGCATATGAGCGTTTTATGCAGTGA
- a CDS encoding DUF2975 domain-containing protein, which translates to MERGSTLFLKIALIILGIPFLALCIFLVPELANFAAELYPEMSYIKYLFFIDLYATAIPFYLALFFSFKLLIYIDKNQAFSELSVKALKNIKYCAIAFSSLYVIGLPLFYLVAERDDAPGFILIGMFMIFAAMVIAVFAAVLQRLLQVAIEIKAENDLII; encoded by the coding sequence ATGGAACGCGGATCAACACTCTTTTTAAAAATAGCTTTGATAATCTTGGGTATCCCATTCCTTGCGTTGTGTATATTTTTAGTACCGGAGTTAGCGAATTTTGCAGCAGAACTATATCCGGAAATGTCGTACATTAAATATCTATTTTTTATCGATCTTTATGCAACGGCAATCCCTTTTTATTTAGCGTTATTTTTTTCTTTCAAACTTTTAATCTATATTGACAAGAATCAAGCTTTCTCGGAATTATCGGTAAAGGCTTTAAAAAATATTAAATACTGTGCAATCGCTTTTAGTAGCTTGTATGTGATTGGATTGCCACTTTTTTACCTCGTTGCTGAGAGAGACGACGCCCCAGGCTTCATCCTTATTGGGATGTTCATGATTTTTGCGGCAATGGTTATTGCAGTCTTTGCGGCTGTTCTCCAAAGACTTCTACAAGTAGCCATAGAGATAAAAGCGGAAAACGATTTAATAATCTGA
- the arr gene encoding NAD(+)--rifampin ADP-ribosyltransferase: MNDKLDVLDNGPFFHGTKAELKIGDLLVPQHLSNYQDKKSNYIYFTATLDAAKWGAELATSISKERIYIVEPLGEFENAPNLTNKRFPGNPTRSYRSKSPLKIIAELGSWERHSDEEINHMIATLKRLREQGIAVIDD, from the coding sequence ATGAATGACAAACTAGATGTCTTAGATAATGGTCCTTTTTTTCATGGTACTAAAGCAGAACTAAAAATTGGAGATTTGTTAGTACCACAACATTTATCAAATTACCAAGATAAAAAATCTAACTATATATATTTTACTGCAACATTAGATGCTGCTAAATGGGGTGCTGAATTAGCAACTTCAATATCTAAAGAAAGAATTTATATTGTAGAACCGTTAGGTGAATTTGAGAATGCCCCGAACTTAACTAACAAAAGATTTCCTGGAAACCCAACACGTTCCTATAGGTCTAAATCTCCTTTGAAAATAATAGCTGAATTAGGTTCTTGGGAAAGACATTCCGATGAAGAAATAAATCATATGATCGCTACTTTAAAAAGGTTACGTGAACAAGGAATAGCGGTAATAGATGATTAA
- a CDS encoding DMT family transporter: MNKHSYGYFIAFATILIWGTTYIFTKNLLNHFTPYEIVMYRTAFAWMILIAIYPKFNFRWNWKEERLFLALGVLGVTMYYLLENIALNYTQASNVGLIVSSIPLFTAIIAHYMHKDEAFHRNQIYGFVFAIIGIFLIIFNGSFHLNLNPLGDILAFICALVWALYTNLLKRVNNQMSPVVIVRKTFFYGLVTLVPILLLQGIEVNLTDLSNVNVLGSILYLSAAASVLCFLMWNKAISMIGSVKASNFIYLIPLITMASSYIFLKETITWSMLFGGILILFGVYVNEHKRIAIQESVVETAATPMDI; encoded by the coding sequence ATGAATAAACATAGTTATGGCTATTTCATAGCCTTTGCAACAATATTAATTTGGGGAACCACTTATATTTTTACAAAAAATTTATTAAATCATTTCACACCGTATGAAATCGTTATGTATCGTACAGCTTTCGCATGGATGATACTGATTGCGATATATCCGAAGTTCAACTTTCGTTGGAACTGGAAGGAAGAAAGACTATTTCTCGCCCTAGGTGTTTTAGGTGTGACAATGTATTATTTGTTAGAGAATATAGCCCTGAATTATACGCAAGCATCTAATGTTGGACTGATAGTATCATCAATTCCATTGTTCACAGCGATTATCGCACATTATATGCATAAAGATGAGGCCTTTCATAGAAATCAGATATATGGTTTTGTGTTTGCAATCATTGGGATTTTCCTGATTATTTTTAATGGCAGCTTTCATTTGAATTTAAATCCATTGGGGGATATTCTTGCATTTATCTGTGCGCTTGTATGGGCCTTATATACGAACCTTCTTAAAAGAGTGAACAATCAGATGTCTCCCGTTGTGATTGTTAGAAAGACGTTTTTCTATGGACTCGTCACGCTGGTTCCCATACTATTATTACAGGGGATTGAAGTAAATCTAACGGATCTTTCCAATGTAAATGTATTGGGCAGTATTCTTTATCTTTCAGCTGCAGCTTCTGTGCTATGTTTCTTAATGTGGAACAAAGCAATTAGCATGATTGGTTCTGTGAAGGCAAGCAATTTTATTTATCTAATTCCGTTAATTACAATGGCCTCATCTTATATCTTTCTTAAAGAGACGATTACTTGGAGTATGCTTTTCGGTGGAATCCTGATTTTGTTTGGCGTATATGTCAATGAGCATAAGAGAATAGCTATACAGGAAAGCGTCGTGGAAACGGCTGCCACACCAATGGACATCTAA
- a CDS encoding GIY-YIG nuclease family protein, with protein sequence MYYVYIVECKDGTLYTGWTVDLEKRINAHNLGKGAKYTRGRAPIELKYYEQLDSKEAALRREHAIKKLSRNDKIELIMYDI encoded by the coding sequence ATGTATTATGTATATATTGTAGAATGTAAGGACGGCACGCTTTATACTGGTTGGACCGTCGATTTGGAGAAGCGAATCAACGCACACAATCTAGGTAAGGGTGCGAAATATACGCGTGGACGGGCGCCTATTGAACTTAAGTATTATGAACAATTAGACTCGAAAGAGGCTGCACTAAGGCGAGAACATGCGATAAAAAAACTGTCAAGAAATGACAAGATTGAATTAATCATGTATGATATATAA
- a CDS encoding DUF2975 domain-containing protein, translating to MERGSTLFLKIVVILMGIPVLALCIFGLPGMAARDAAAHPETAYLQYPFLIAAYITITPFFFALYQTFKLLQYIDQNNAFSELSVKALKYIKYCGIIISTLVLTGEIVVIILTAGAGEDITGVIGLGFILIFGSLVIAVFAAVLQRLLQEAIDIKAENDLII from the coding sequence ATGGAACGAGGTTCAACACTTTTTTTGAAAATTGTTGTTATTCTCATGGGAATACCAGTCCTTGCATTGTGTATCTTTGGATTGCCTGGGATGGCGGCTAGAGATGCAGCAGCTCATCCTGAGACTGCCTACTTGCAGTACCCGTTTTTGATTGCTGCGTATATAACTATAACACCGTTTTTCTTTGCTTTGTATCAGACATTTAAACTCTTACAATACATTGACCAAAACAATGCCTTTTCGGAATTATCTGTTAAAGCTTTGAAGTATATAAAATACTGTGGGATTATCATTAGCACCTTAGTTCTCACTGGTGAAATTGTTGTGATTATATTGACGGCAGGTGCTGGGGAAGACATAACAGGGGTAATTGGCTTAGGATTTATATTAATTTTTGGTTCATTGGTAATAGCTGTCTTTGCTGCTGTTCTTCAGAGACTTCTACAGGAAGCCATAGATATTAAAGCAGAAAACGACTTAATAATCTAA
- a CDS encoding DUF1540 domain-containing protein, with protein sequence MPDVHCTVDNCKYWTTKNLCTADNIIVQNDGEGGVSPDAQLSSLDATPASSKDETCCQTFQQG encoded by the coding sequence ATGCCAGACGTACATTGCACAGTAGATAACTGCAAATACTGGACTACGAAGAACCTTTGTACTGCCGATAACATAATCGTGCAAAACGATGGAGAAGGTGGAGTTTCTCCTGACGCACAATTAAGTTCTTTAGATGCTACTCCTGCATCAAGCAAGGACGAAACTTGCTGCCAAACTTTCCAACAAGGCTAA
- a CDS encoding DUF817 domain-containing protein, with the protein MNAEISILNRGFAFNTKQLVFFTYHQAMSCLFPVAIFIALAISKMIAMPGLHRYDFLLIVCILMQVVMYKTGLETKDELKVISLFHIIGLGLELFKVHMGSWSYPEVAWTKIYGVPLYSGFMYASVASYLCQAWRRFDLTLVHWPRYSLSVPLAIAIYMNFFSHHYIYDFRWVLSGLLFLVFFKTVVHFKVGKKIYQMPIFLSFVLVGFFIWIAENITTFYGAWTYPNQNETWQLVHLGKISSWFLLVIISVIIVADLKHVKQKITKQE; encoded by the coding sequence TTGAACGCTGAAATTTCAATATTGAATAGAGGGTTCGCTTTTAATACGAAGCAATTAGTATTTTTCACATATCATCAGGCAATGTCTTGTCTATTTCCAGTCGCTATATTTATAGCTCTAGCAATTTCGAAAATGATAGCAATGCCTGGTTTGCATAGGTATGATTTCTTGCTGATCGTCTGTATTCTTATGCAAGTGGTTATGTATAAAACGGGTCTTGAAACGAAAGACGAATTAAAGGTAATCTCATTATTTCACATTATTGGGCTTGGGTTAGAGTTGTTTAAGGTTCACATGGGTTCTTGGTCGTACCCCGAAGTGGCTTGGACGAAGATATATGGAGTCCCACTATACAGCGGGTTCATGTATGCAAGTGTGGCAAGTTATCTATGCCAAGCATGGAGGAGATTTGACCTAACATTAGTTCATTGGCCTCGATATTCTTTGTCAGTGCCACTAGCAATCGCAATATATATGAATTTCTTCTCACACCATTATATCTATGATTTTCGTTGGGTTTTATCGGGTCTACTATTTCTAGTATTTTTTAAAACTGTTGTTCATTTTAAAGTAGGTAAAAAAATCTATCAAATGCCAATTTTCTTATCGTTTGTGCTCGTTGGCTTTTTCATTTGGATTGCAGAGAATATTACTACATTCTATGGGGCCTGGACATATCCAAATCAGAATGAAACTTGGCAGCTAGTCCATTTAGGGAAAATCAGTTCTTGGTTTTTGCTCGTTATTATCAGCGTTATTATAGTAGCAGATTTAAAGCACGTAAAACAAAAAATAACAAAGCAAGAATGA
- a CDS encoding helix-turn-helix domain-containing protein yields MAIIINIDVMLAKRKMSVTELSERVGITMANLSILKNGKAKAIRLSTLESICQILDCQPGDILEYRSEEDLGMDRIER; encoded by the coding sequence ATGGCAATTATCATTAATATTGATGTAATGCTAGCAAAAAGGAAGATGAGTGTAACAGAGCTTTCCGAGAGAGTCGGAATTACAATGGCGAATCTCTCGATATTGAAAAATGGTAAGGCTAAAGCGATCCGGCTATCAACGTTAGAGTCAATCTGTCAGATATTAGATTGTCAGCCAGGGGATATACTGGAATACAGAAGCGAGGAAGATTTGGGGATGGATAGAATTGAACGCTGA
- a CDS encoding XdhC family protein: MITFYEELYSMLKRGDSFVLTSIVRRRGSAPRNTGAKMAVKQDGSIIGTIGGGSLEGQVQGLAPTLWDTSFPMLKHFDLTSPNAKERRMICGGSVDVLLQFINAKNPAHLTVFEKIVTSLKGKKTVSLYHLLPITGTEISQDSLVLQVGNPAEMPVLKADAYWVDSIVPNPTVYIFGAGHVSQKLAPVLKTIGFDVVVVDDRPEYANSTLFPTSQTIVVPSLEDFSREITICDGCYVIIVTRGHLYDMAVLQQVIASDACYIGMIGSHRKKQVIYQALIEDGIAQEELEKVTCPVGLSIGAETPEEIAISIAAELIAKKSEMQKVSIQ, encoded by the coding sequence ATGATAACATTCTATGAAGAGCTATATAGTATGTTGAAAAGAGGAGACAGCTTTGTCCTAACATCGATTGTTCGGCGGAGAGGTTCCGCGCCGAGAAACACAGGGGCAAAAATGGCCGTGAAACAAGATGGTTCGATCATCGGTACGATTGGTGGCGGCTCCCTTGAGGGGCAAGTACAAGGTTTGGCGCCAACGCTTTGGGATACCTCCTTTCCTATGCTAAAACATTTCGACTTAACGAGTCCGAATGCGAAGGAACGGAGAATGATTTGCGGCGGTAGCGTTGACGTTTTATTGCAGTTTATTAATGCGAAAAATCCAGCTCATCTCACTGTTTTCGAGAAGATTGTAACGTCCCTGAAAGGGAAGAAAACCGTATCTCTATATCACTTACTCCCAATTACAGGCACTGAAATTTCCCAAGATTCACTTGTCTTACAAGTCGGGAATCCCGCAGAAATGCCTGTTCTCAAGGCTGACGCGTATTGGGTGGATTCGATTGTACCGAATCCTACTGTGTACATCTTTGGCGCTGGGCATGTTAGTCAAAAACTAGCTCCAGTGCTAAAGACGATAGGTTTTGATGTTGTGGTAGTGGATGATCGTCCAGAATACGCAAACTCGACGTTATTCCCTACTTCACAAACGATAGTTGTACCTTCACTAGAAGACTTTTCTAGAGAAATTACCATTTGTGATGGCTGTTATGTAATCATCGTAACCCGTGGCCATCTATATGATATGGCTGTTTTACAGCAAGTCATAGCAAGTGACGCTTGCTATATAGGTATGATTGGCAGTCATCGAAAGAAGCAGGTAATTTATCAAGCACTGATAGAGGATGGTATTGCACAAGAGGAATTAGAAAAGGTTACCTGTCCTGTTGGACTTTCTATTGGGGCAGAGACCCCTGAGGAAATCGCCATTAGTATAGCGGCAGAGTTAATCGCAAAAAAGAGTGAAATGCAAAAAGTGAGTATTCAATAG
- a CDS encoding helix-turn-helix domain-containing protein, protein MAIIINIDVMLAKRKMSVTELSERVGITMANLSILKNGKAKAIRLSTLESICQILECQPGDILEYRSEEEVSL, encoded by the coding sequence ATGGCAATTATAATAAACATTGATGTAATGCTTGCAAAAAGGAAGATGAGTGTAACAGAGCTTTCGGAGCGGGTTGGAATTACGATGGCGAATCTTTCGATATTGAAAAATGGAAAAGCAAAGGCTATCCGATTATCAACGTTAGAGTCAATCTGTCAGATATTAGAGTGTCAGCCTGGAGATATATTGGAATACAGAAGTGAGGAAGAAGTAAGTTTATAG
- the yqeB gene encoding selenium-dependent molybdenum cofactor biosynthesis protein YqeB, whose amino-acid sequence MGLFRKKLIVIRGGGDIATGVAHRLHMAGFSVMILEIPKPTMIRRTVSFAQAVYDGSITIEQVTAKLAFDCQDVISLLNNRHIPILIDEHATILRSLPTQLLASYDLHAVVDATLSKRSLGLTRQMAPIVIGIGPGYTAGQDVHAVIETNRGHYLGKVIYNGTAQADTKVPGDILGYSVDRVLRAPHHGTFYCSIAIGSQVAKGQTIGYVDNTPVISLIDGMLRGVIYHDINVVKGMKIADVDPRSQEQYCYTISDKARAVAGGLLEAILYLTDMP is encoded by the coding sequence ATGGGATTGTTTAGGAAAAAGTTAATTGTAATTCGAGGCGGCGGTGATATTGCAACAGGAGTTGCACACCGCTTGCATATGGCAGGGTTCTCTGTGATGATCCTAGAAATTCCTAAGCCAACAATGATTCGCCGAACAGTTTCATTCGCGCAGGCTGTCTATGACGGTTCCATTACCATCGAACAAGTAACGGCAAAGCTAGCCTTTGATTGCCAAGATGTTATTAGCCTTCTTAACAACCGACATATTCCTATTCTAATCGATGAACACGCTACTATCCTACGATCACTACCTACTCAATTGTTAGCGAGCTACGATCTGCATGCCGTAGTGGATGCAACTCTATCAAAGAGAAGTCTCGGTCTTACCCGGCAAATGGCACCGATTGTCATTGGCATAGGTCCTGGCTATACGGCTGGACAAGATGTGCATGCGGTCATTGAAACGAACCGCGGCCATTACTTAGGAAAAGTAATTTATAACGGAACTGCGCAAGCTGATACGAAAGTTCCTGGTGATATTCTAGGCTATAGCGTCGATCGTGTCCTACGCGCGCCGCATCATGGAACCTTTTATTGCAGTATAGCGATAGGCTCGCAAGTTGCAAAAGGCCAAACGATTGGATACGTGGACAATACTCCAGTGATATCCTTAATCGACGGTATGCTGCGCGGAGTAATCTATCATGACATTAACGTGGTTAAGGGTATGAAAATAGCTGACGTAGACCCTCGTAGTCAAGAGCAGTATTGTTACACAATTTCTGACAAGGCAAGGGCTGTTGCCGGTGGATTACTAGAAGCAATCCTGTACTTAACAGATATGCCCTGA
- a CDS encoding alpha/beta fold hydrolase produces the protein MTVNDLDVYYEIHGTGNPIVLIHGAWIDSEIWDEQVQYFSKTNQVIVYDIRGHGRTGKGSTLDYSMELYAKDVYQLLQKLSIHRPIVCGLSMGALVAQAYASHYPDNLKALILIGAIASSSLTLPDKIITHVLAPYWLSSTIVRIIGSKGLAWLATVYLWLMKSYEKVNHEQNIQAYFKYVVSKHSAREFNKILKAMYCFTLQDLHRIKVPTAIINGAKELKIMFLHAHELHRRISDSKRFVISNAGHIPNVERPIETNRTIEQFIQSIKKT, from the coding sequence ATGACAGTCAATGACCTTGATGTGTACTATGAGATTCATGGAACGGGCAATCCCATAGTGCTAATTCATGGCGCTTGGATCGATTCGGAAATTTGGGATGAACAAGTACAGTATTTCTCGAAAACCAATCAGGTTATCGTGTATGATATCAGAGGGCATGGCCGCACAGGAAAGGGTAGCACTCTGGATTATTCGATGGAGCTATATGCGAAAGATGTGTATCAACTGTTACAGAAACTTTCCATTCACAGACCGATAGTCTGCGGTTTATCAATGGGGGCCTTAGTGGCTCAAGCATATGCTTCCCATTACCCTGACAATTTAAAAGCTCTTATTCTGATTGGAGCAATCGCGTCCTCGTCGCTTACTCTTCCAGACAAAATCATTACGCATGTTCTCGCTCCTTACTGGCTGTCTTCAACTATCGTACGGATCATTGGTAGTAAGGGATTAGCGTGGCTCGCTACAGTATACTTATGGCTAATGAAAAGCTATGAGAAAGTTAATCACGAGCAGAATATTCAAGCATATTTCAAATATGTTGTGAGCAAGCATAGTGCCAGAGAGTTCAATAAGATTCTTAAGGCGATGTATTGTTTTACATTACAAGACTTACATCGGATTAAAGTGCCAACAGCGATTATAAATGGCGCAAAAGAGCTTAAAATTATGTTTCTACATGCGCATGAGTTACACCGTAGGATTTCAGATTCTAAACGATTTGTCATTTCTAATGCGGGACACATTCCCAATGTAGAGCGCCCAATTGAGACAAATCGAACGATTGAGCAGTTTATTCAGTCAATCAAGAAAACTTAG